In Humulus lupulus chromosome 6, drHumLupu1.1, whole genome shotgun sequence, a single genomic region encodes these proteins:
- the LOC133785796 gene encoding exonuclease 1-like, translated as MDKFGQVVQFQHSMLQQNKDLSFAGFTKQMILEMCILSGCDYLQSLPGMGLKRARALIKRFTTYNQVIKHLRYSISSVPPLYEESFKKALLTFQHQRVYDTITEKIVHLSDISENIEDDGDFLGPYPF; from the exons atggacAAATTTGGGCAAGTTGTTCAGTTTCAGCATTCCATGCTACAACAGAACAAGGATTTGAGTTTTGCTGGATTTACAAAGCAAATGATTCTTGAAATGTGCATTTTGAGTGGCTGTGACTATCTGCAGTCATTACCAGGAATGGGACTGAAAAGGGCTCGTGCACTTATAAAACGATTTACAACTTACAACCAG GTGATAAAGCACCTAAGATACAGCATTTCTTCGGTTCCACCTCTTTATGAAGAATCATTCAAGAAAGCACTACTGACCTTTCAGCATCAACGTGTTTACGATACAATTACTGAAAAAATTGTTCATTTGTCTGACATTTCTGAGAATATTGAGGATGATGGGGATTTCTTAGGGCCATATCCTTTTTAA
- the LOC133785797 gene encoding plastidic glucose transporter 4-like, producing MDRQGRKSLLITSFGGMAASMMLLSLSFTWKVLAPYSGPLAVLGTVLYVLSFSLGVGPVPALLLPEIFASRIRAKAVALSLGMHWHCLSSYKSNEVKEIFLHLYLVYF from the exons ATGGATAGACAAGGAAGAAAGAGTCTTCTAATCACAAGCTTTGGTGGAATG GCTGCCTCTATGATGCTGCTTTCTCTGTCCTTTACTTGGAAGGTTCTGGCACCATATTCTGGCCCCCTTGCTGTTCTTGGGACTGTTCT CTATGTCTTGTCGTTTTCACTTGGTGTTGGTCCTGTGCCTGCTCTTCTTCTACCAGAGATATTTGCTTCAAGAATCAGAGCAAAAGCAGTTGCTTTGTCATTAGGAATGCATTGG CACTGCCTTTCTTCCTACAAGTCAAATGAAGTGAAGGAAATTTTCTTACATTTATatctagtttatttttaa
- the LOC133785798 gene encoding ras-related protein RABA1f-like → MGAYRTDDDYDYLFKVVLIGDSGVGKSNLLSRFTRNEFSLESKSTIGVEFATRSIRVDDKVVKAQIWDTAGQESVDFVICNFEMIMLVSNIRKHVSGSTFFASVGAALFLFQQLAGINVVVYYSTSAFRSAGIASDVSASALVGAANVFG, encoded by the exons ATGGGGGCGTACAGAACAGACGATGATTATGATTATTTGTTCAAGGTGGTGTTGATCGGAGACTCTGGGGTTGGGAAATCGAACCTGCTGTCGAGATTTACCAGGAACGAGTTTAGCCTCGAATCCAAATCCACCATCGGTGTTGAGTTCGCCACTAGGAGTATTCGAGTCGATGATAAGGTGGTCAAGGCCCAAATTTGGGACACTGCTGGACAAGAAAG TGTTGATTTTGTTATATGCAATTTTGAAATGATAATGCTGGTTAGTAACATTAGAAAACATGTTTCGGGCTCAACCTTTT TTGCTAGCGTTGGTGCAGCACTTTTCTTGTTTCAACAGTTGGCTGGGATCAATGTTGTTGTATACTATTCAACTTCTGCATTCCGTAGTGCGGGGATTGCCTCTGATGTTTCAGCAAGTGCTCTTGTTGGAGCCGCAAATGTCTTTGGTTAG